Proteins found in one Pelmatolapia mariae isolate MD_Pm_ZW linkage group LG7, Pm_UMD_F_2, whole genome shotgun sequence genomic segment:
- the oaz1b gene encoding LOW QUALITY PROTEIN: ornithine decarboxylase antizyme 1b (The sequence of the model RefSeq protein was modified relative to this genomic sequence to represent the inferred CDS: deleted 1 base in 1 codon) — MVKSNLQRILNSHCFAREKEGKTQPLTTMANLSSGICDMIGNLSLHCSSTRGPGPLWCSDAPLPPLKIPGGRGNGTRDHTPSARLLYSDRKLTVMEEPPGNGRPGILHFQSRPTVTKTIQWDAVLSSSALYVEIPLDPLPDGSKESFAALLEYAEEHLKVVSVFVCFYKNRDDRAKLVRTFSFLGFEIVKPGHALVPPRPDVFFMAYNFDRDSSDEE, encoded by the exons ATGGTAAAATCCAACCTCCAGCGGATCCTAAACAGTCATTGCTTTGCTCgcgagaaagaaggaaaaacgcAGCCTCTTACTACCATGGCGAATTTGAGTAGCGGTATTTGTGACATGATTGGGAA CCTGTCCCTGCACTGTAGTAGTACCCGCGGCCCGGGGCCTCTGTGGTGCTCC GATGCCCCTCTCCCACCCCTGAAGATCCCAGGTGGGCGAGGGAATGGCACACGGGATCACACTCCTTCAGCTCGACTGCTCTACTCA GATCGAAAGTTGACTGTAATGGAGGAACCGCCAGGGAACGGTCGCCCTGGGATACTCCACTTCCAAAGTCGTCCTACCGTTACCAAGACAATACAGTGGGATGCTGTCCTAAGCAGCAGTGCACTCTACGTGGAGATACCTCTGGACCCTCTTCCTGATGGCAGCAAGGAGAG TTTCGCAGCTCTCTTGGAGTATGCTGAAGAACATCTGAAAGTCGTTAGCGTGTTTGTCTGCTTTTACAAGAACAGAGATGATCGTG CTAAACTGGTGCGTACCTTCAGTTTCCTGGGCTTTGAGATTGTGAAACCGGGCCATGCCCTCGTCCCACCTCGACCCGACGTTTTCTTCATGGCCTACAACTTTGACAGGGACTCCTCAGACGAGGAGTAG